A window of Hevea brasiliensis isolate MT/VB/25A 57/8 chromosome 14, ASM3005281v1, whole genome shotgun sequence contains these coding sequences:
- the LOC110631969 gene encoding purine permease 3-like gives METDISNNQVSSEEEKMSRSLKKFLLVLNGAMLGIGNCGGPLIQRLYFLKGGKGVWISCFLQTAGWPFIIFPLSVSYLYRRRKKGSRTKLFYISPHLFLACAVIGVLTGFDDFLAASGVSLLPVTTYSLIIATQLGFTAGFAYILVKQKFTPFTINAIFLLSVGAVVLVLHASSDRPAHETDKQYIMGFLMTLGASVLYGFVLPLIELTYKKAKQTITYTLVMEMQMVLSFFATAVCTIGMLLHKDFEAIPREARDFELGREKYYVVMVCTAVFWQFFFMGAVGVIFCHSSLLSGIIISGLLPVTEALAVLFYHEKVRVEKVISLVLSIWGFISYFYGELRQIKKLRIRLQN, from the exons ATGGAGACCGACATTAGTAATAACCAAGTATCAAGTGAAGAAGAGAAGATGAGCAGATCCCTGAAGAAATTCCTGCTCGTATTGAACGGTGCAATGTTGGGGATAGGCAATTGCGGAGGTCCACTCATCCAGCGGCTCTACTTCTTGAAAGGTGGTAAGGGTGTCTGGATATCATGCTTTCTGCAGACAGCTGGTTGGCCATTTATCATATTTCCTCTCTCTGTTTCATACTTGTATCGTCGAAGGAAAAAGGGTTCCAGGACCAAGCTTTTCTATATTAGCCCGCACCTCTTCTTAGCTTGTGCTGTTATAGGTGTTCTTACTGGCTTtgatgattttcttgctgccagTGGTGTTTCTCTTCTACCCGTCACTACTTATTCTCTTATAATTGCTACCCAACTGGGCTTTACTGCTGGATTTGCTTATATTTTGGTCAAGCAAAAGTTCACACCTTTTACCATTAATGCAATTTTCTTATTGTCTGTTGGAGCTGTTGTCCTAGTCCTCCATGCTAGTTCTGATCGCCCTGCTCATGAAACCGACAAACAGTACATTATGGGGTTTTTAATGACGCTTGGAGCTTCAGTGCTTTATGGGTTTGTGCTACCCTTGATCGAGTTGACATATAAGAAAGCAAAGCAGACCATCACTTACACTCTAGTTATGGAGATGCAGATGGTTTTGTCTTTCTTCGCTACTGCAGTCTGCACCATTGGGATGCTTCTGCACAAGGATTTTGag GCAATTCCAAGAGAGGCAAGAGACTTTGAGCTTGGGAGAGAAAAATATTATGTGGTAATGGTGTGTACTGCAGTGTTTTGGCAATTCTTCTTCATGGGAGCAGTCGGTGTCATTTTCTGTCATTCCTCGTTGCTCTCTGGTATTATAATTTCTGGTCTGCTGCCTGTGACAGAGGCTTTAGCTGTGTTGTTCTACCACGAAAAAGTACGAGTTGAGAAAGTGATTTCTCTTGTTTTGTCTATCTGGGGCTTCATTTCTTACTTCTATGGTGAGCTCCGGCAAATCAAGAAACTTAGAATCAGGCTTCAAAATTAG
- the LOC110672902 gene encoding uncharacterized protein LOC110672902, whose protein sequence is MEAANIACLCIRISKRNAPPSHYTLKIESFSQLCKILKKTGLEKYESDVFESGGYKWKLVLYPSGNVKRGGNDHISLYVAIAEENAIPPGSQVDVILRFSIYDHIRDKYLTIQDDKMRRYHSLKTENGFDQLISLKMFNDSSNGYVDDDCCVFGTEIHVIKCEGKGERFSIVEEPDDGAFTWMIEKFSTLQKTRNRSEEFSLANHKWRLLLYPKGDSMARGKSVSLFLELLNNSAHPHQRVYTEYKLTVKDQVRESHHEITGSDWFNSKSGEDSWGCSEFMPLNDIYNASKGFLVDDTLIVEAQISLLADVEPLS, encoded by the exons ATGGAAGCAGCGAATATTGCTTGCCTCT GCATTAGAATATCAAAAAGGAATGCGCCACCTTCTCACTACACGTTAAAGATTGAGTCATTCTCACAATTGTGTAAAATACTCAAGAAGACTGGACTTGAGAAGTACGAATCTGATGTTTTTGAATCCGGCGGCTACAAATG GAAATTGGTGTTGTATCCTTCTGGAAATGTGAAAAGAGGTGGGAATGATCACATCTCTCTCTACGTAGCAATTGCTGAGGAAAATGCAATTCCTCCTGGATCCCAGGTTGATGTGATCCTCAGATTTTCTATTTATGATCATATTCGAGACAAGTACTTGACAATCCAAG ATGATAAAATGAGGCGTTACCATTCGCTGAAGACTGAAAATGGTTTTGACCAACTAATCTCACTCAAGATGTTCAATGATTCTTCTAATGGATATGTTGATGATGATTGCTGCGTTTTCGGAACAGAGATTCATGTTATTAAGTGTGAAGGCAAAGGGGAGAGATTTTCCATTGTAGAAGAACCTGATGATGGTGCCTTTACATGGATGATTGAGAAATTCTCCACATTGCAAAAAACTCGCAATCGTTCAGAGGAATTTTCTCTTGCAAATCATAAGTG GCGCTTGCTGTTATATCCCAAAGGAGATTCAATGGCAAGAGGCAAAAGTGTGTCACTCTTTTTAGAATTACTTAACAACAGTGCTCATCCTCATCAAAGAGTGTATACAGAATATAAGCTGACAGTAAAAGATCAGGTCCGGGAAAGCCATCATGAGATTACAG GAAGTGATTGGTTTAACAGCAAATCAGGCGAAGATAGCTGGGGATGTTCTGAATTCATGCCgcttaatgatatttataatgcATCAAAGggatttctagtggatgatacATTGATTGTTGAAGCACAAATTTCCCTCCTCGCAGATGTTGAACCTCTCTCCTAA
- the LOC131172626 gene encoding MATH domain and coiled-coil domain-containing protein At3g58250-like → MEDRTLHPDPSSHSVRVLEISRSKRDAPPAHYTLKIESFSQLCRILRDNDLEKYESDDFEAGGYKWKMVLYPHGNWNRGANGHISLYLAIAEAKAIPPGSQVDVTLKFFVYDHIRDTYLTIQDDEMRRYHYLKTENGFDQLISLKMKIERFSKLQKGRNFSKEFSVAKHNWRLMLYPKGDPMAGGNSLSLFLQLLNNSAHILN, encoded by the exons ATGGAGGATAGAACTCTGCATCCTGATCCTTCTAGCCATAGTGTACGAGTACTTG AAATTTCAAGATCAAAGAGAGATGCTCCTCCTGCTCACTATACGTTGAAGATTGAGTCATTCTCCCAGTTGTGCAGGATACTTAGAGATAATGACCTTGAGAAATATGAATCTGATGATTTTGAAGCTGGGGGCTACAAATG GAAAATGGTGCTTTATCCTCATGGAAATTGGAATAGAGGTGCGAATGGTCACATTTCTCTCTATTTAGCCATTGCAGAGGCAAAAGCTATTCCTCCTGGATCACAAGTTGATGTGACCCTCAAATTCTTTGTTTATGATCACATTCGAGACACGTACTTAACGATCCAAG ATGATGAAATGAGGCGTTACCATTATTTGAAGACTGAAAATGGTTTTGACCAGCTAATCTCACTCAAGATGAAGATTGAGAGATTCTCAAAATTACAAAAAGGTCGCAATTTTTCAAAGGAATTTTCTGTTGCAAAACATAATTG GCGGTTGATGTTATATCCCAAAGGAGATCCAATGGCAGGAGGCAATAGTCTGTCACTCTTTTTACAATTACTTAACAACAGTGCTCATATCCTCAACTAA